The Cloeon dipterum chromosome X, ieCloDipt1.1, whole genome shotgun sequence genome includes a window with the following:
- the LOC135946060 gene encoding uncharacterized protein LOC135946060 isoform X2 encodes MSTERKSMGSNLVGKFTQSVRRIVQDVKDEGTASGMSKEEVIELNERLRMVRVRLEDSYDTAKRSLTTLHTKYTDSKSVRNVFHRYTLLKIMIKDVIRLETQYWTLVDIPKQEKQETVPAFVLRACSIMEKTQKSGESVKSSARMAEEEEKRRDNRERLEDMTIAQIEAENTQLTNDLYRLLKKYSGLRNLIRELKSEYLNSKMYPIFIRYTILKDMIKMVMHDPDFMEVCHEAD; translated from the exons ATGAGCACAGAAAGAAAGTCTATGG GCAGCAATCTGGTGGGCAAGTTCACTCAGAGCGTCCGCCGGATTGTGCAAGATGTCAAGGACGAGGGCACTGCCA GTGGCATGTCGAAGGAGGAGGTGATTGAGCTGAACGAGAGGCTGCGAATGGTGCGCGTTCGGCTCGAAGACTCGTATGATACGGCCAAACGCTCGCTCACCACCCTGCACACCAAATACACTGACTCGAAATCGGTGCGAAACGTCTTCCACAGATACACCCTTCTCAAAATAATGATCAAG GATGTGATTCGATTGGAGACGCAGTACTGGACGCTGGTGGACATCCCGAAGCAAGAGAAGCAGGAAACGGTGCCCGCGTTTGTGCTGCGGGCCTGCTCAATCATGGAGAAGACTCAAAAGTCGGGCGAGAGCGTCAAGAGCTCGGCCCGCATGGCCGAGGAAGAGGAAAAGCGCCGCGACAACAGAGAGAGACTCGAAG ACATGACGATAGCGCAAATCGAGGCGGAAAACACCCAACTGACCAATGACCTCTACCGGCtgctaaaaaaatactctGGCCTCAGAAATTTGATCCGCGAGCTCAAA tcaGAATATCTGAATAGCAAGATGTACCCGATTTTCATACGTTACACAATCCTGAAGGACATGATTAAAATGGTGATGCACGACCCAGACTTCATGGAGGTGTGCCACGAGGCCGACTGA
- the LOC135946060 gene encoding uncharacterized protein LOC135946060 isoform X1, whose product MGRTDKKGPSQQRSEGSSNLVGKFTQSVRRIVQDVKDEGTASGMSKEEVIELNERLRMVRVRLEDSYDTAKRSLTTLHTKYTDSKSVRNVFHRYTLLKIMIKDVIRLETQYWTLVDIPKQEKQETVPAFVLRACSIMEKTQKSGESVKSSARMAEEEEKRRDNRERLEDMTIAQIEAENTQLTNDLYRLLKKYSGLRNLIRELKSEYLNSKMYPIFIRYTILKDMIKMVMHDPDFMEVCHEAD is encoded by the exons ATGGGCAGGACAGACAAAAAAGGTCCGTCACAGCAGCGCTCAGAGGGCA GCAGCAATCTGGTGGGCAAGTTCACTCAGAGCGTCCGCCGGATTGTGCAAGATGTCAAGGACGAGGGCACTGCCA GTGGCATGTCGAAGGAGGAGGTGATTGAGCTGAACGAGAGGCTGCGAATGGTGCGCGTTCGGCTCGAAGACTCGTATGATACGGCCAAACGCTCGCTCACCACCCTGCACACCAAATACACTGACTCGAAATCGGTGCGAAACGTCTTCCACAGATACACCCTTCTCAAAATAATGATCAAG GATGTGATTCGATTGGAGACGCAGTACTGGACGCTGGTGGACATCCCGAAGCAAGAGAAGCAGGAAACGGTGCCCGCGTTTGTGCTGCGGGCCTGCTCAATCATGGAGAAGACTCAAAAGTCGGGCGAGAGCGTCAAGAGCTCGGCCCGCATGGCCGAGGAAGAGGAAAAGCGCCGCGACAACAGAGAGAGACTCGAAG ACATGACGATAGCGCAAATCGAGGCGGAAAACACCCAACTGACCAATGACCTCTACCGGCtgctaaaaaaatactctGGCCTCAGAAATTTGATCCGCGAGCTCAAA tcaGAATATCTGAATAGCAAGATGTACCCGATTTTCATACGTTACACAATCCTGAAGGACATGATTAAAATGGTGATGCACGACCCAGACTTCATGGAGGTGTGCCACGAGGCCGACTGA
- the Mppe gene encoding uncharacterized protein Mppe, whose amino-acid sequence MKLKLSRFLLHRRKKKLFFGFIFISLISVEFFTYFLQTLSWIRVECADQTADEECVKLLFVADPQLIGEEHENAARYIGSIWDSDRYIKRTFSYAMGHVRPDAVIFLGDLLDEGSTASEDEFERYVDRFKWVFPESDIPFIILPGDNDIGGEGDPITHQKIRHFDQYFGQPDVVRVKGIVFYKVNRMRYHFPKNKLPLSENETKILLSHLPLLTHPSPFIDHLIEKFEPNLIFSGHEHTAVHLSIVQGQRLGRTEVLIDPIELELDQFQVINEIMVPTCSYRMGTTEIGFAAAAINLKTQRATVYVLPLPDRFRQLFFYVGVIIVLILHYAVIAVYIFFKKYFRRCLYL is encoded by the exons ATGAAGTTAAAGCTGTCGAGGTTTTTGCTGCACAG gAGAAAGAAGAAGCTGTTTTTCGGCTTCATCTTTATTAGCCTGATCTCAGTTGAGTTTTTCACGTACTTCCTGCAAACTTTGTCATGGATAAGAGTCGAGTGTGCAGACCAAACCGCGGACGAGGAGTGTGTCAAGCTCCTTTTCGTCGCAGACCCGCAGCTCATCGGGGAGGAGCACGAAAATGCAGCTCGATACATAGGCAGCATTTGGGACAGTGACAG GTACATCAAACGTACATTTTCTTACGCCATGGGTCACGTTCGTCCAGACGCAGTAATATTCCTCGGAGACTTGTTGGACGAGGGCAGCACTGCGTCCGAAGATGAATTCGAGCGATACGTCGACAGATTTAAATGGGTGTTCCCCGAGTCTGACATCCCTTTTATTATCCTTCCTGGGGACAATGACATCGGGGGAGAAGGAGATCCGATCACTCACCAGAAAATAAGACACTTTGATCAGTATTTTGGGCAGCCAGATGTCGTGCGAGTCAAAGGAATCGTTTTTTACAAG GTCAACAGAATGCGTTACCATTTCCCAAAGAACAAATTGCCGCTCTCGGAGAatgagacaaaaattttgctcagCCACCTGCCCTTGCTCACCCACCCTAGTCCTTTTATAGATCAT ctgattgaaaagtttgagccgaatttaattttttctggtcACGAGCATACTGCCGTTCATCTCAGCATCGTTCAAGGCCAACGTCTGGGCAGGACTGAGGTGCTGATCGACCCCATCGAACTGGAACTAGACCAGTTCCAAGtcattaatgaaattatgGTGCCAACCTGCTCATACCGCATGGGAACAACCGAGATTGGCTTTGCTGCCGCAGCTATTA ATTTGAAGACTCAAAGAGCAACGGTGTACGTTTTGCCGCTGCCCGACCGATTCCGGCAGCTCTTCTTCTACGTCGGAGTGATCATCGTTTTAATACTCCACTACGCAGTGATCGCcgtttacatattttttaaaaagtacttCCGGCGCTGTCTTTACCTGTAG
- the LOC135946060 gene encoding uncharacterized protein LOC135946060 isoform X4 — MSKEEVIELNERLRMVRVRLEDSYDTAKRSLTTLHTKYTDSKSVRNVFHRYTLLKIMIKDVIRLETQYWTLVDIPKQEKQETVPAFVLRACSIMEKTQKSGESVKSSARMAEEEEKRRDNRERLEDMTIAQIEAENTQLTNDLYRLLKKYSGLRNLIRELKSEYLNSKMYPIFIRYTILKDMIKMVMHDPDFMEVCHEAD; from the exons ATGTCGAAGGAGGAGGTGATTGAGCTGAACGAGAGGCTGCGAATGGTGCGCGTTCGGCTCGAAGACTCGTATGATACGGCCAAACGCTCGCTCACCACCCTGCACACCAAATACACTGACTCGAAATCGGTGCGAAACGTCTTCCACAGATACACCCTTCTCAAAATAATGATCAAG GATGTGATTCGATTGGAGACGCAGTACTGGACGCTGGTGGACATCCCGAAGCAAGAGAAGCAGGAAACGGTGCCCGCGTTTGTGCTGCGGGCCTGCTCAATCATGGAGAAGACTCAAAAGTCGGGCGAGAGCGTCAAGAGCTCGGCCCGCATGGCCGAGGAAGAGGAAAAGCGCCGCGACAACAGAGAGAGACTCGAAG ACATGACGATAGCGCAAATCGAGGCGGAAAACACCCAACTGACCAATGACCTCTACCGGCtgctaaaaaaatactctGGCCTCAGAAATTTGATCCGCGAGCTCAAA tcaGAATATCTGAATAGCAAGATGTACCCGATTTTCATACGTTACACAATCCTGAAGGACATGATTAAAATGGTGATGCACGACCCAGACTTCATGGAGGTGTGCCACGAGGCCGACTGA
- the LOC135946060 gene encoding uncharacterized protein LOC135946060 isoform X3, with the protein MGRTDKKGSNLVGKFTQSVRRIVQDVKDEGTASGMSKEEVIELNERLRMVRVRLEDSYDTAKRSLTTLHTKYTDSKSVRNVFHRYTLLKIMIKDVIRLETQYWTLVDIPKQEKQETVPAFVLRACSIMEKTQKSGESVKSSARMAEEEEKRRDNRERLEDMTIAQIEAENTQLTNDLYRLLKKYSGLRNLIRELKSEYLNSKMYPIFIRYTILKDMIKMVMHDPDFMEVCHEAD; encoded by the exons ATGGGCAGGACAGACAAAAAAG GCAGCAATCTGGTGGGCAAGTTCACTCAGAGCGTCCGCCGGATTGTGCAAGATGTCAAGGACGAGGGCACTGCCA GTGGCATGTCGAAGGAGGAGGTGATTGAGCTGAACGAGAGGCTGCGAATGGTGCGCGTTCGGCTCGAAGACTCGTATGATACGGCCAAACGCTCGCTCACCACCCTGCACACCAAATACACTGACTCGAAATCGGTGCGAAACGTCTTCCACAGATACACCCTTCTCAAAATAATGATCAAG GATGTGATTCGATTGGAGACGCAGTACTGGACGCTGGTGGACATCCCGAAGCAAGAGAAGCAGGAAACGGTGCCCGCGTTTGTGCTGCGGGCCTGCTCAATCATGGAGAAGACTCAAAAGTCGGGCGAGAGCGTCAAGAGCTCGGCCCGCATGGCCGAGGAAGAGGAAAAGCGCCGCGACAACAGAGAGAGACTCGAAG ACATGACGATAGCGCAAATCGAGGCGGAAAACACCCAACTGACCAATGACCTCTACCGGCtgctaaaaaaatactctGGCCTCAGAAATTTGATCCGCGAGCTCAAA tcaGAATATCTGAATAGCAAGATGTACCCGATTTTCATACGTTACACAATCCTGAAGGACATGATTAAAATGGTGATGCACGACCCAGACTTCATGGAGGTGTGCCACGAGGCCGACTGA